In Heyndrickxia vini, the sequence TTAGCCTTCAACCCTTTAACAGATGTACTGCCAAAATGCTCACATTTAATGATTTCATCACCAAAAATAGTATTTAGGAATTGTTCCTCCATTTGAAACATTTTAGCCCAATTTTCATCAAAATTAGATAGGCGAACTTTCATTTGATTACTCCTTTCTTAGTTGTAAACAACAAAAAAGGCTGAAACAATCCAGCCTTTGTAAATTCTATGCATCATTTATTTTGAATAAGTCCAAAACCTAATCCTACAGGGTCAACCAAGTAGGCGAGATAGAAATCATCAAACTCCATTTTCTCACGCACAATCATCGCGCCATTTTCTTTCGCGTTCGCAATAGCATCATCGATTGAATCCACTTCGATTTGAATACGCGTTCCATATGGATAATCATTAGGACCTTTTCCAATCCCCCCGTTCATCCCTGGCTTTTCTTCTCCCCCTGTGGTGACTTCGCGATAGTCCCAATTAGGTGCGGAAATTTCCCAACCGAAAACACTCGAATAAAACTTGGCAGCTTTCTCAGGATCTTGACTATTTAACTCGAATCCAATCACTCTTCCCATTCCAACCATCCTTTCAAAACTATATTTATTAGAATCTTTAGTTAACACTTCTATATTTGGTGGAAAATCCCTTCTTCACAAATAAAAAAATCTCGCAATCACTCCATTTGTCGATTATTATTTTATTAATATAATTTTTTAAAAAAGGAGAAAAACTCATGCTACAAATTAGAGATGCTGTTTCGAGTGATTTACCTGCCATTCTTGACATATACAATGATGCAATACGAAATCTTACTGCTACTTTTGATCTTACCGAACAAACATTAGAAGAACGGACAGTTTGGTTTAATAAATATGGAGGACAATATCCATTAATTGTTGCGGAATTAAATCATGAAGTCGTTGGGTATAGCTGCTTAACTATGTTCAGGGACAAACCTGCTTACGCTAAAACGTCGGAATTATCGATTTATATCTCTCCGAATCATCAAGGGGCCGGTATTGGAAGTGCGTTAATGAAGGAAATTCTTAAGCGAGCCGCAGAACTTGATTACCATACGGTCATCGGCGGAATTACCGGCGGCAACGAAGGAAGTGTTATGCTTCACAAGAAGTTTGGATTTGAATTTGTTGGAAACTTTAAAGAAGTCGGATTTAAATTTGGTGAATGGCAAGATGTACATTTTTATCAACGGATGATTGAAAAAGGGGCATAATAAATCAGGGAACGCATGTAATTGATGGACTTGGAGGACAGTGTCCGCTTACCATATATTGATTTGGGAATTATCTATTGAATTGTTGCAAATAATAAGATTGATAAATAATCAATAGAGGAGGTCCAGTATGCAACAGGATCAACAAACTAACAATAAGTCGGGCTCAATTATGAAACCGGAATTTGCCGGAACGGATGCACAAAAAGTAAAACAACAAATTCAAAAAGATGTAAGCGAGGGACAAGGTGCAATGACATCCCGCGAGGCCGGAGCAATGCGTGATTAGAAAACTACTCTTGTAGTGAATCTCCTAAGTTGGATTAGTCATCCAACTTAGGGGAGATAAGCTCATTCCGATCTCCCGTTCAGGAAGGAAAATACTCCATTGGTTCGGTACAATGAACATACCCATTTTTCTTGTAATAATTAATCGCATCATCACTTGGCCATACAATAACAAATTCATAATTGTTTTCTTTAATCCACTTATTTATTGTAGCTAATAGTTTACTTCCAATCCCCTTATTTCTAAAATCCGGAACAGTATATACGTTTGTCATGTAAGCAAATGGGTAGGTGATCCTACCTGGGCGGGGAACCTTTTGTATTAATTCTATGTATATGTGTGAAACAATTTTCCCACTTTCCTCCGCAACCCAAATAAACCATTGACCATTATTTAGTGCATTTTCTAAAAATGCTTGGCATTCTTTTTCAAAATCTGCGAATGATTCATCTTTTTTACTTTCATCGTGTTCAATTGTAAAATCCCATCTCATCCTTATTAGTTGCTTAATGTCTATTTCTTCAGCAAGCCTTATGTTCATCTATTGCTTCTCCCCTTTCTTGTCCTTTTTAAAATATTCTACACTAATCTTTATTGCCTTTTAAGAATAAAGATTAGTGGATTGTGGACAAGTTAGTAATGGTCATATAAACTTGGTTCAAATGTAAGACTACAATAAAAATGTATGATCTTTTTTTAGGAGGCCGGGAAAATGGAACAACGCATTAATTATTATGAACTAGCGCCTGAAGCACTTAAAATTATGATGGAAATGGAGAAATACACCAAATCTACTAGTATCGATCGGAAACTCCGTGAACTAATTAAAATTAGAGCTTCTCAAATTAATGGCTGTGCCTTTTGCCTTAATATGCATACCTCTGACGCTCGAAAAATGGGTGAAACGGAACAACGTTTATACTGCGTCGGCACATGGAGAGAATGTGATTTCTACACAGATGCTGAAAAAGTGGCATTAGAATTAACTGAAAATGTAACGTTAGTATCCACTATGCGTGTACCTGACGATCTTTATCATCGAGTGCGTGAGCATTTTAGTGAAAAAGACTATGTAGATCTTGTTATTTTGATCAATCAAATTAATAGTTGGAATCGAATCTCCATTTCAATGGGGAATTTTGCAACTGCAGTAAAATAAGAGATTTTTATCCCTTGATAATTAAAACCCTTAGAAGCAAGAAAAAAAGTCCAATTTCCCAATTTTAATGCTGGGAAATTGGGATTTTTACTATTGACTCTATATCTTTTTTTGCAGTTTTCGAATAAATACGATTTGACCAATGTGATATGCATTATGTGTGGTTACATTTCCAAGTATCTCCCACCACTTCGCATGTACAGGAAAGCCATTTACGTCACTCTCAATTTTTTCTTCCGTTAATAAATCTTGCCATTGTAGCAACACCTCTAAAAGTCGTTCTTTTAAGTCACTGAAACTTTTATTTTCGGGAATTATAAAACTATTATTATTATCACCTATGGAAGGTACAGCATGAACATGAGATTTTTGGTACCTCGTTTGCCATGTTTCATTCCAATAAAGTAGGTGCTGTACAATTTCCGCAATACTATTGCAATTTTCGTTTGGCTTCCAAAACGCTTCTTCCTCTGACAAATTTTCGACAGAGTCGGAAAATGGAAGGTACCAACTAGGATCATTTGCATTAGCTAATAACTGATCGGATAAGACGTCTTTTGCATGAAACATACTCTCCACACTCCTAATAATTTTTTCCTGATTTATTCAAGTTCTTTCTTAATATCAGCAAATCCCATAGCTTGCTTAACCACAAAACTTTATTTGAAAGAGTCAATGTAAAAAGCACTATAGCTTGCGACAAAGAGATTTTTAGAATATTTATCATATAGAAAGCTTAAGAAAGAATTTTTTATCACATACATTGTGGCCATTTTCATCATGAAAGACGCTCTCCTTATTTCAGAATAGCGCCCTAGTAAAAAGAGATTCCTAATACCTTGGAATATTAATAACTATTCAATAGTTTTATTGTACTCTAATTGTTTTTGAACTCCTAACCTATCAATTTGAATCCAATACTCGGAAATTTTTTCATCTTCTATCTTATATACGGCACTTGTCATTTGAGTTATTGGTAGTCCCGTAGGTTGATATCCATCGACTACCCCTACGTGTGTACCTACTTGTTTCCAGCGTACATATACTTTTTGTCCTTGTACCAATAATTCCTGAATTTCCAAAGAATAATTACCATATGCCTCAATCATTTCTCTTACGTGTTCAGCATAATCTTTAGGCGTCCTTAAGACTGTTTGTTCTTCCTCGGATGTAATTTGATGAGCCAGTACTTGTTCAGACATTAATTGATTTGAGTAGTCAGGATTTTTACCTGATCGTACTTCTTCAAAAAAGTTTCTAATTATTTGTTCTGGTGTCATTTGAACACCTCCCTATTTAATTCAATGCTTATTCTACCAGAATTGATTCTATTATTGCTAATCAGGCTCTTTTCATGTAAAAAGCCGCTTTTCCAATTTCGGAGCGCTTATGCTTAAGAATAAACACTCTTATCTATGTCCATCTTTACGGGCATGTATATATCCATAATACGCACAGGTACCATTTTTGGATAAATCCTTAACTTCAAAACCACATTTCTTATAGAAATTAAAATTGTTAGCCGAGGTATGTGCGAACCAATCGCCGTGAGGAAGTTTTTGAACACAAAGTTCCACAATTTTTTTTCCTATACCCTTTCCACGATATTCCGATAAAACAACAAAATCCATTATGTTAGCAGCCATTATTTTGTCTGAGATAACCCTAACCATCCCAATCATTTTGTTATTGTCCCATACAGTAAATGCCCAAGTTGAATTAATAAAAATTAATGAAAACTTTTCCTTTTGCCAATTCGGAGTATTTCTTGCCCAACCAGCATCTTCGAAGAGGGCTTCTACAGCATCTCCTGGAACTCCATCCGTACCTTCTCTAATAGTAACACCATAAAATATTGATACATACGTTTTCCCCCCTATTTTTATATGTATAAATACTACATCGTGAGGTG encodes:
- a CDS encoding ester cyclase, with translation MTPEQIIRNFFEEVRSGKNPDYSNQLMSEQVLAHQITSEEEQTVLRTPKDYAEHVREMIEAYGNYSLEIQELLVQGQKVYVRWKQVGTHVGVVDGYQPTGLPITQMTSAVYKIEDEKISEYWIQIDRLGVQKQLEYNKTIE
- a CDS encoding DinB family protein, giving the protein MFHAKDVLSDQLLANANDPSWYLPFSDSVENLSEEEAFWKPNENCNSIAEIVQHLLYWNETWQTRYQKSHVHAVPSIGDNNNSFIIPENKSFSDLKERLLEVLLQWQDLLTEEKIESDVNGFPVHAKWWEILGNVTTHNAYHIGQIVFIRKLQKKI
- a CDS encoding VOC family protein; the protein is MGRVIGFELNSQDPEKAAKFYSSVFGWEISAPNWDYREVTTGGEEKPGMNGGIGKGPNDYPYGTRIQIEVDSIDDAIANAKENGAMIVREKMEFDDFYLAYLVDPVGLGFGLIQNK
- a CDS encoding GNAT family N-acetyltransferase, producing MLQIRDAVSSDLPAILDIYNDAIRNLTATFDLTEQTLEERTVWFNKYGGQYPLIVAELNHEVVGYSCLTMFRDKPAYAKTSELSIYISPNHQGAGIGSALMKEILKRAAELDYHTVIGGITGGNEGSVMLHKKFGFEFVGNFKEVGFKFGEWQDVHFYQRMIEKGA
- a CDS encoding carboxymuconolactone decarboxylase family protein, which gives rise to MEQRINYYELAPEALKIMMEMEKYTKSTSIDRKLRELIKIRASQINGCAFCLNMHTSDARKMGETEQRLYCVGTWRECDFYTDAEKVALELTENVTLVSTMRVPDDLYHRVREHFSEKDYVDLVILINQINSWNRISISMGNFATAVK
- a CDS encoding GNAT family N-acetyltransferase codes for the protein MNIRLAEEIDIKQLIRMRWDFTIEHDESKKDESFADFEKECQAFLENALNNGQWFIWVAEESGKIVSHIYIELIQKVPRPGRITYPFAYMTNVYTVPDFRNKGIGSKLLATINKWIKENNYEFVIVWPSDDAINYYKKNGYVHCTEPMEYFPS